In a single window of the Streptacidiphilus sp. P02-A3a genome:
- a CDS encoding non-ribosomal peptide synthetase produces MSKAIDMTSPADASTLVAVLRRRAETQPRRRAFGFLTVAGGAVEELSYAELDRRVRELAARLEAEQPVGSQLLLIFPPGLDFVVAFFACLYAGMVAVPMPLPTSRKRAQRQLAAAADARARVWLTVAASRRMLDEHAAQADAGPVTVLTTDGPPTHRADEWSERCPDPADLAFLQYTSGSTGNPRGVMVTHRNLMANAEAIREKFALTEQDSSVIWLPPFHDMGLIGGLLQPVHTGFPALLMPPQTLMRDPASWLEAISEHRATVSGGPNFGYAHCVRHIDAERAAALDLSSWRVAFNGAEPIRAETQDSFAEAFRGAGFDPRAFFACYGIAEATLLVTGTERGAGARVLAVDGDELAVRRRAVPVARGGRRLVSCGTPATGHQVLIVDPEHGREVADGAVGEIWVSGPSVARGYLDAPEATAAAFGGRVDGMDGADGADGMDGADGADEDFLRTGDLGFRHQGELYVTGRVKDLIVVRGRNVHPQDAERIAAAGRPALDPDAAAAFGYEEDGAEALGIVLEVDRHSPAELLASLADGVRTAVTAELDVSVGAVVFTRRGGVPRTTSGKIRRQACREQWLRGELPRVGAADPAPAAPVGDVRAVLADVARLSRSALDDAAGIFDLGLDSLGVVNLRLRILAELGADLALSTLLAGPTVAELVAAVASAPRAATVPEPTEDHCSGASLGQEALLLADELAGADAPYVVGRAVKVLGAFRTEDFLAAVRAVVDRHPALRTVFVPGDEALTRVAHRQLPPELAVIDAREDGAGPDGPRLTALLADAACRRMDPATGPLVRVTVLRTAETEAVVVFAVHHAVCDLRSLGLLLLEVAAGYQSAEAVRRDEPVAEAHHTAYGAFAAEQRRLALAGTDARDRLGRYWRTALDGVPLEIRLPMSRTALGTARGAVERFVVPADLSAQVHDFARAHRLTVNAVLQTALHALLHRLTGEDRIAIGTPSANRGRTAWFDVVGYFVNVLPLVSSHRPGTGFARAAADLQLALGTALEHGELPYAGILQAADRSTDRCNVLVAYQSLRSEHAADIARIALEDPRLPVRVGGLTMLPVPLPRRDNAFDLTMNLADAGAELLGNVEYRADLFAAADVRQFVGHYLGLLRSALADPARPVADLSLSGTPQSTLPVLAEPAAAGAYDETGLTGLVDQWVRRTPEATAVTDGHRTLSYRELDLAAGRLAAELVRRGVGVESVVGVLTGRRADTVIALLGVLKAGAAYLPLDPSLPDDRLRWILDRAAAPLVVAAGEARELPDGLPVVPAEPQPRLPPPPPAPVRPDNLAYVLFTSGSTGRPKGVALTHRNAVSFLAWARERFGTELRAVLAATSFSFDLSVFEVFGPLSSGGTVVLARDVLVLAEGEPQAPVTLVNTVPSPLAELLRTGRLPDSVRTVNLAGEPLPRPLAEAVLSHPAVERLMNLYGPTEATTYACEAEIRADDPGEPPIGRPISGTHAYVLDARLRPVAPGVPGELYLGGPGLARGYLRAPGLTADRFLPDLSRPGQRMYRTGDVVRVDADGVLRYLGRSDDQVKIRGFRIEPEDCAVALRRHPGVAHAAVLPRELPGTGPALCAWVVPAEGSTLEPDEVRAFARTQLPAYMVPSAVAVVRRLPRTPNGKLDKRALATPEPPARTGATAPSGPVERRLLEIFAELLARRDFGVEDSFFDLGGHSLLVARLVSEIRRAFDVALPLRAVFAHPRVRALAPLVAGAAGRSTDAVPLRPVPRQPVPAPSSAQERMWLVQQMMPGSTAYSVVGAVHAHGPLDPALLRRALAEVGRHHEVLRTRLLPGDGGVRQVIDDEAGSGWTEESLERLPESERTAAAVRRMAELAARPVDLGGGEPVRLVVLRLAADEHLVGLVSHLAVMDGWSSGVFFRHLALAYRSLSRDQPPGLPELPVQYADYAAWQRTSLAPVRGELLSWWTERLDGLPPLALPADRPRPPVMGFRGGTVPVRFGRALRERLAGLGADRDATLFMVLLTAFGTVLTRHSGQRDFAVGTPIADRPLPELDQVIGPFTNTLPIRLDLSGDPSFARLLDRTRERALEAYAHAALPFETLVGELGLARDLSRTPVFQTMLSLQDDPLGGLDLPGVRSERLDVPHGTARFDLLLALSDGPAGLFGALEFNQEVFDRETAEQLVTHLTAVLERAVADPGTSISRIPLLGAEQTARILHEWNDTAAPQRPAAIHTLFDEQEARTPEAVAVADSTRSWTYRELRHRAEDVARELLPVPGRDVAVLMGRSAASVAAVLGVLKAGKAYVPIDPAFPEGRVNGILDICGARCLVTDPEQLARAEALAADRPGTRVLLVDPDADPDAGSASAPGRGELPLVAPESVAYTIFTSGSTGVPQGVVLQHAAVVNTLRWVVDSLGFGPSDRLLWVTSLSFDLSVFDIFGTLAAGGLIRVAEAEELAEPARLAELLVGGGITVWDSAPAALQRLLPALERRAARPGDPAVRLVMLSGDWIPVTMPDRLRELLPGCRVRALGGATEAAIWSNHFPVERVDPAWTSIPYGRPIQNARYHVLDRWMQPCPVGVPGDLYIGGACLALGYVDPKVTAQRFLPDPHSGRAGERLYRTGDLARYWRDGTLEFLGRSDQQVKIRGFRVEPGEVEAVLRRCADVREATVVVRDDLPGGRCLVGYAVPTERRSLDEGQLRKELRAQLPEYMVPTHLVLLDRLPVTANGKLDRRALPAPVLGSDGVGFLSPRAGTEQVIAGIWSRILGVERPGSRDNVFDLGGNSLRLAEMHVRLQESFGERIQLVHLFENPTIEGLARTVDGLAADGPAVAETAADRTQDRAERQKQAMQRRRAPRRAE; encoded by the coding sequence CGACGCCGGACCGGTCACGGTGCTCACCACCGACGGGCCGCCCACCCACCGGGCCGACGAGTGGTCCGAGCGCTGTCCGGACCCCGCCGACCTCGCCTTCCTGCAGTACACCTCCGGCTCGACCGGGAATCCCCGCGGGGTGATGGTCACCCATCGCAACCTGATGGCCAACGCCGAGGCGATCCGGGAGAAGTTCGCCCTCACCGAGCAGGACTCGTCGGTGATCTGGCTGCCGCCGTTCCACGACATGGGCCTGATCGGCGGCCTGCTGCAACCGGTCCACACCGGGTTCCCGGCGCTGCTGATGCCACCGCAGACGCTGATGCGCGACCCCGCGAGCTGGCTGGAGGCGATCTCCGAGCACCGGGCGACCGTCAGCGGCGGTCCGAACTTCGGCTACGCGCACTGCGTCCGGCACATCGACGCCGAACGCGCCGCCGCCCTCGACCTCAGCAGCTGGCGGGTGGCGTTCAACGGCGCCGAACCGATCCGCGCGGAGACCCAGGACAGCTTCGCGGAGGCCTTCCGGGGAGCGGGCTTCGACCCGCGCGCCTTCTTCGCCTGCTACGGGATCGCCGAGGCCACGCTGCTGGTCACCGGCACCGAACGGGGCGCGGGCGCCCGGGTGCTGGCCGTGGACGGCGACGAACTCGCGGTGCGCCGACGGGCGGTCCCGGTGGCCCGGGGCGGCCGACGGCTGGTCAGCTGCGGTACCCCGGCGACCGGCCACCAGGTCCTGATCGTCGACCCCGAGCACGGGCGGGAGGTCGCCGACGGCGCCGTCGGCGAGATCTGGGTCAGCGGGCCGAGTGTCGCCCGCGGCTACCTCGACGCCCCGGAGGCGACCGCCGCCGCGTTCGGCGGCCGAGTGGACGGCATGGACGGCGCGGACGGCGCGGACGGCATGGACGGCGCGGACGGCGCGGACGAGGACTTCCTGCGCACTGGCGACCTCGGGTTCCGGCACCAGGGCGAGCTCTACGTCACCGGGCGGGTCAAGGACCTGATCGTGGTGCGCGGCCGCAACGTCCACCCGCAGGACGCCGAACGGATCGCCGCGGCCGGCCGTCCCGCACTCGATCCGGACGCCGCGGCGGCCTTCGGCTACGAGGAGGACGGCGCCGAGGCCCTGGGGATCGTCCTGGAGGTGGACCGGCACAGCCCGGCCGAGCTGCTGGCCTCGCTCGCGGACGGCGTGCGGACCGCGGTCACCGCCGAACTCGACGTGTCCGTCGGCGCGGTGGTCTTCACCCGGCGCGGCGGCGTGCCGCGCACCACCAGCGGCAAGATCCGCCGCCAGGCCTGCCGCGAGCAGTGGCTGCGCGGCGAACTGCCACGGGTCGGCGCGGCGGACCCCGCCCCGGCCGCCCCGGTCGGCGACGTCCGCGCCGTGCTGGCCGACGTGGCGCGGCTGTCGCGGAGCGCGCTGGACGACGCCGCGGGCATCTTCGACCTGGGCCTGGACTCGCTGGGCGTGGTCAACCTGCGGCTGCGCATCCTGGCCGAGCTGGGCGCCGACCTCGCCCTGTCGACGCTGCTCGCCGGGCCGACCGTGGCCGAGCTGGTGGCCGCCGTCGCCTCCGCGCCCCGGGCCGCCACCGTGCCGGAACCGACCGAGGACCACTGCAGCGGGGCCTCCCTGGGCCAGGAGGCACTGCTGCTCGCGGACGAGCTGGCCGGTGCGGACGCCCCGTACGTCGTCGGCCGCGCGGTCAAGGTGCTCGGAGCCTTCCGCACCGAGGACTTCCTGGCGGCGGTACGGGCGGTGGTGGACCGCCACCCGGCGCTGCGGACGGTGTTCGTACCGGGCGACGAGGCGCTGACGCGCGTCGCGCACCGGCAGCTGCCGCCGGAGCTGGCCGTGATCGACGCCCGGGAGGACGGGGCCGGGCCGGACGGGCCCCGGCTGACCGCGCTGCTGGCGGACGCCGCCTGCCGCCGGATGGACCCGGCCACCGGCCCGCTGGTCCGGGTCACCGTGCTGCGCACCGCCGAGACCGAGGCGGTCGTGGTCTTCGCCGTCCACCACGCCGTCTGCGACCTGCGCTCGCTCGGACTGCTGCTGCTGGAGGTCGCCGCCGGGTACCAGTCGGCCGAGGCCGTCCGCCGCGACGAGCCGGTCGCCGAGGCCCACCACACCGCGTACGGCGCGTTCGCGGCCGAGCAGCGCCGACTCGCGCTCGCCGGGACCGACGCGCGGGACCGCCTGGGCCGCTACTGGCGGACGGCGCTGGACGGGGTGCCGCTGGAGATCCGGCTGCCGATGTCCCGGACCGCGCTGGGCACCGCCCGCGGCGCGGTGGAACGCTTCGTGGTGCCCGCCGACCTCTCCGCGCAGGTGCACGACTTCGCGCGGGCCCACCGGCTGACGGTCAACGCCGTCCTCCAGACCGCCCTGCACGCGCTGCTGCACCGGCTCACCGGCGAGGACCGGATCGCGATCGGCACGCCGTCCGCCAACCGGGGCCGGACCGCCTGGTTCGACGTGGTCGGCTACTTCGTCAACGTGCTGCCGCTGGTCAGCAGCCACCGCCCGGGGACCGGCTTCGCGCGGGCCGCCGCCGACCTGCAACTGGCCCTGGGCACCGCGTTGGAGCACGGCGAACTGCCGTACGCCGGTATCCTCCAGGCGGCCGACCGGTCCACCGACCGGTGCAACGTGCTGGTCGCCTACCAGAGCCTGCGGTCCGAGCACGCGGCGGACATCGCCCGGATCGCCCTGGAGGACCCGCGACTGCCGGTCCGGGTCGGCGGCCTCACCATGCTGCCGGTGCCGCTGCCGCGCCGGGACAACGCCTTCGACCTCACCATGAACCTGGCGGACGCCGGGGCCGAGCTGCTCGGCAACGTCGAGTACCGGGCGGACCTGTTCGCCGCCGCCGACGTCCGGCAGTTCGTCGGGCACTACCTGGGCCTGCTGCGCTCCGCCCTGGCCGACCCGGCCCGCCCGGTCGCCGACCTGAGCCTGTCCGGCACGCCGCAGTCGACGCTGCCGGTACTCGCGGAACCCGCCGCCGCCGGGGCCTACGACGAGACCGGCCTGACCGGGCTGGTCGACCAGTGGGTCCGGCGCACCCCGGAGGCCACGGCGGTGACCGACGGCCACCGCACCCTCAGCTACCGCGAACTCGACCTGGCCGCCGGGCGGCTGGCCGCCGAACTGGTCCGGCGCGGCGTCGGCGTGGAGTCCGTGGTCGGCGTGCTCACCGGTCGGCGGGCCGACACCGTGATCGCGCTGCTGGGCGTGCTGAAGGCAGGCGCCGCCTACCTGCCGCTCGACCCCTCGCTGCCGGACGACCGGCTGCGGTGGATCCTGGACCGGGCCGCCGCGCCGCTGGTGGTCGCGGCCGGAGAGGCACGGGAACTGCCGGACGGCCTCCCGGTGGTCCCGGCCGAGCCGCAGCCGCGGCTGCCGCCCCCGCCCCCGGCGCCGGTGCGCCCGGACAACCTCGCCTACGTGCTGTTCACCTCCGGCTCGACCGGCCGCCCGAAGGGCGTCGCACTCACCCACCGCAACGCGGTCTCGTTCCTGGCCTGGGCCCGGGAACGGTTCGGCACGGAGCTGCGCGCGGTGCTCGCCGCCACCTCCTTCTCCTTCGACCTGAGCGTCTTCGAGGTCTTCGGCCCGCTCAGCAGCGGCGGCACCGTCGTCCTCGCCCGGGACGTGCTGGTGCTGGCCGAGGGCGAGCCGCAGGCGCCGGTCACCCTGGTCAACACCGTGCCCTCGCCGCTCGCCGAGCTGCTGCGTACCGGGCGGCTCCCGGACAGCGTCCGGACCGTGAACCTGGCGGGCGAGCCGCTGCCGCGACCGCTGGCCGAGGCCGTCCTGAGCCACCCCGCGGTCGAACGGCTGATGAACCTCTACGGGCCGACCGAGGCCACCACCTATGCCTGCGAGGCGGAGATCCGGGCCGACGACCCGGGCGAGCCGCCGATCGGCCGGCCGATCTCCGGCACCCACGCCTACGTGCTCGACGCCCGGCTGCGCCCGGTCGCCCCCGGCGTACCCGGTGAGCTGTACCTGGGCGGCCCCGGCCTGGCCCGCGGCTACCTGCGCGCCCCCGGGCTGACCGCCGACCGGTTCCTGCCCGACCTGAGCAGGCCCGGCCAGCGGATGTACCGCACCGGCGACGTGGTCCGGGTCGACGCCGACGGCGTGCTGCGCTACCTCGGCCGCTCCGACGACCAGGTGAAGATCCGCGGCTTCCGGATCGAACCGGAGGACTGCGCGGTGGCGCTGCGCCGACACCCGGGCGTCGCGCACGCCGCGGTACTGCCCCGGGAACTGCCCGGCACCGGACCGGCGCTGTGCGCCTGGGTGGTCCCGGCCGAAGGAAGCACCCTGGAGCCCGACGAGGTGCGGGCGTTCGCCCGCACCCAGCTGCCCGCGTACATGGTGCCGTCGGCGGTCGCCGTGGTGCGGCGGCTGCCGCGGACCCCCAACGGCAAGCTCGACAAGCGCGCGCTGGCCACCCCGGAACCCCCGGCCCGGACCGGTGCGACCGCCCCGAGCGGGCCGGTGGAGCGGCGCCTGCTGGAGATCTTCGCCGAGCTGCTGGCCCGAAGGGACTTCGGCGTCGAGGACAGCTTCTTCGACCTCGGCGGCCACTCGCTGCTGGTGGCGCGGCTGGTCTCGGAGATCCGGCGGGCCTTCGACGTGGCGCTGCCGCTGCGCGCGGTCTTCGCGCACCCGCGGGTCCGGGCGCTGGCCCCGCTGGTCGCGGGCGCGGCCGGGCGGAGCACCGACGCCGTCCCGCTGCGGCCGGTGCCCAGGCAACCGGTCCCGGCCCCCTCCTCGGCGCAGGAGCGGATGTGGCTGGTGCAGCAGATGATGCCCGGCAGCACCGCCTACAGCGTCGTCGGCGCCGTCCACGCGCACGGCCCCCTGGACCCCGCGCTGCTGCGCCGCGCCCTGGCCGAGGTCGGGCGGCACCACGAGGTGCTGCGCACCCGGCTGCTGCCCGGCGACGGCGGCGTCCGGCAGGTGATCGACGACGAGGCCGGATCCGGCTGGACCGAGGAGTCGCTGGAGCGGCTTCCGGAGTCCGAGCGGACAGCGGCGGCGGTGCGGCGGATGGCCGAACTGGCCGCCCGCCCGGTGGACCTGGGCGGCGGTGAACCGGTCCGGCTGGTGGTCCTGCGGCTGGCCGCCGACGAGCACCTGGTCGGGCTGGTCAGCCACCTCGCCGTGATGGACGGCTGGTCCTCCGGCGTGTTCTTCCGGCACCTCGCGCTCGCCTACCGCTCGCTCTCCCGCGACCAGCCGCCCGGACTGCCGGAACTCCCGGTCCAGTACGCCGACTACGCCGCCTGGCAGCGGACCTCGCTGGCGCCGGTCCGGGGGGAGCTGCTCTCCTGGTGGACCGAGCGGCTGGACGGCCTGCCGCCACTGGCGCTGCCCGCCGACCGGCCCCGGCCGCCGGTGATGGGATTCCGGGGCGGGACCGTCCCGGTCAGGTTCGGCCGCGCCCTGCGGGAGCGGCTGGCCGGCCTGGGAGCCGACCGGGACGCCACCCTGTTCATGGTGCTGCTCACCGCGTTCGGCACCGTGCTGACCCGTCACAGCGGCCAGCGGGACTTCGCGGTGGGCACCCCCATCGCCGACCGCCCGCTACCCGAACTCGACCAGGTCATCGGCCCGTTCACGAACACCCTGCCGATCAGGCTGGACCTCTCCGGCGATCCGTCGTTCGCGCGGCTGCTGGACCGCACCCGGGAGCGGGCACTGGAGGCGTACGCCCACGCCGCGCTGCCCTTCGAGACCCTGGTCGGCGAGCTGGGCCTGGCCCGCGACCTGAGCCGCACCCCGGTGTTCCAGACCATGCTGTCGCTCCAGGACGACCCGCTGGGCGGGCTCGACCTGCCGGGCGTGCGCAGCGAACGGCTCGACGTGCCGCACGGCACCGCCCGGTTCGACCTGCTGCTGGCGCTCTCCGACGGCCCGGCCGGGCTCTTCGGCGCACTGGAGTTCAACCAGGAGGTCTTCGACCGCGAGACGGCGGAGCAGCTGGTCACCCACCTGACGGCGGTGCTGGAACGGGCGGTGGCCGATCCCGGGACCAGCATCTCCCGGATCCCGCTGCTCGGCGCCGAGCAGACCGCGCGGATCCTGCACGAGTGGAACGACACCGCCGCGCCGCAGCGGCCCGCCGCGATCCACACGCTGTTCGACGAGCAGGAGGCGAGGACCCCGGAGGCGGTCGCGGTCGCCGACTCCACCCGCAGCTGGACCTACCGCGAACTGCGCCACCGGGCGGAGGACGTCGCCCGGGAGCTGCTCCCGGTGCCGGGCCGGGACGTGGCCGTACTGATGGGCCGCTCGGCGGCCTCGGTGGCGGCGGTACTGGGCGTGCTGAAGGCGGGCAAGGCGTACGTGCCGATCGACCCGGCCTTCCCGGAGGGCCGGGTCAACGGGATCCTGGACATCTGCGGGGCCCGCTGCCTGGTCACCGACCCGGAGCAGCTGGCGCGGGCCGAGGCGCTGGCGGCCGACCGGCCGGGCACCCGGGTGCTGCTGGTCGACCCCGACGCCGACCCCGACGCCGGATCGGCTTCGGCCCCGGGCCGCGGTGAACTGCCGCTGGTGGCACCGGAGTCGGTCGCCTACACGATCTTCACCTCCGGCTCCACCGGAGTCCCGCAGGGCGTCGTGCTCCAGCACGCGGCCGTGGTCAACACCCTGCGCTGGGTGGTCGACAGCCTCGGCTTCGGCCCCTCCGACCGACTGCTGTGGGTCACCTCGCTCAGCTTCGACCTCTCGGTCTTCGACATCTTCGGCACCCTCGCCGCGGGCGGCCTGATCCGGGTCGCCGAGGCGGAGGAGCTCGCCGAACCCGCGCGGCTGGCCGAGTTGCTGGTGGGAGGCGGGATCACCGTCTGGGACTCGGCACCGGCCGCGCTCCAGCGGCTGCTGCCGGCCCTGGAGCGGCGCGCGGCCAGGCCCGGCGACCCGGCGGTCCGCCTGGTCATGCTCAGCGGCGACTGGATCCCGGTGACCATGCCGGACCGGCTGCGCGAGCTGCTGCCCGGCTGCCGCGTCCGCGCGCTCGGCGGGGCCACCGAGGCCGCGATCTGGTCCAACCACTTCCCGGTGGAGCGGGTCGACCCGGCCTGGACCAGCATCCCGTACGGCCGCCCGATCCAGAACGCCCGCTACCACGTGCTGGACCGGTGGATGCAGCCCTGCCCGGTCGGCGTGCCCGGTGACCTGTACATCGGCGGCGCCTGCCTGGCCCTCGGCTACGTCGACCCGAAGGTGACCGCGCAGCGGTTCCTGCCGGACCCGCACAGCGGCCGGGCCGGTGAACGGCTGTACCGGACCGGCGACCTGGCGCGCTACTGGCGGGACGGCACGCTGGAGTTCCTCGGCCGCTCCGACCAGCAGGTGAAGATCCGCGGCTTCCGGGTGGAGCCCGGCGAGGTGGAGGCGGTGCTGCGCCGCTGCGCGGACGTCCGCGAGGCGACCGTCGTGGTCCGCGACGACCTGCCGGGCGGCCGGTGCCTGGTCGGCTACGCCGTCCCGACCGAGCGGCGCAGCCTCGACGAGGGGCAGCTGCGCAAGGAACTGCGCGCGCAACTGCCCGAGTACATGGTGCCGACCCACCTGGTCCTGCTGGACCGGCTGCCGGTGACGGCCAACGGCAAGCTCGACCGGCGGGCGCTGCCCGCCCCGGTCCTCGGGTCCGACGGCGTCGGCTTCCTCAGCCCGCGGGCCGGGACCGAGCAGGTCATCGCCGGGATCTGGAGCCGGATCCTCGGCGTGGAACGCCCCGGAAGCCGCGACAACGTCTTCGACCTGGGCGGCAACTCGCTGCGCCTGGCCGAGATGCACGTCCGGCTCCAGGAGAGCTTCGGCGAGCGGATCCAGCTGGTCCACCTGTTCGAGAACCCGACGATCGAGGGCCTGGCCCGAACCGTCGACGGCCTGGCGGCCGACGGCCCGGCGGTCGCCGAGACGGCGGCCGACCGGACCCAGGACCGCGCCGAGCGGCAGAAGCAGGCCATGCAGCGTCGGCGCGCCCCGCGCCGCGCGGAGTGA